In Drosophila yakuba strain Tai18E2 chromosome X, Prin_Dyak_Tai18E2_2.1, whole genome shotgun sequence, a single genomic region encodes these proteins:
- the LOC6524657 gene encoding protein retinal degeneration B isoform X2 has protein sequence MLIKEYRIPLPLTVEEYRIAQLYMIAKKSREESHGEGSGVEIIINEPYKDGPGGNGQYTKKIYHVGNHLPGWIKSLLPKSALTVEEEAWNAYPYTRTRYTCPFVEKFSLDIETYYYPDNGYQDNVFQLSGSDLRNRIVDVIDIVKDQLWGGDYVKEEDPKHFVSDKTGRGPLGEDWLDEYWREVKGKKQPTPRNMSLMTAYKICRVEFRYWGMQTKLEKFIHDVALRKMMLRAHRQAWAWQDEWFGLTIEDIRELERQTQLALAKKMGGGEECSDDSISEPYVSTAVTAASTTGSERKKSAPAVPPIVTQQPPSAEASSDEEGEEEDDDEDENDAIGTGVDLSANQSGSAQRSRSQSIQMAQKGKFGSKGALHSPVGSAHSFDLQVANWRMERLEVDSKSNSDEEFFDCLDTNETNSLAKWSSLELLGEGDDSPPPHGGPSSAASVGGRGNSRQEDSIFNQDFLMRVASERGNKRQLRSSASVDRSHDSSPPGSPSTPSCPTTILILVVHAGSVLDAASELTAKKSDVTTFRGSFEAVMRQHYPSLLTHVTIKMVPCPSICTDALGILSSLSPYSFDASPSAADIPNIADVPIGAIPLLSVASPEFHETVNKTVAAANIVYHEFLKSEEGHGFSGQIVMLGDSMGSLLAYEALCRSNGSQPGTASGASNSGGDAATNINTHNPLSARNSRLDDDERFIEADLDAKRLLVAPSPRRRRSSSSSDSRATKLDFEVCDFFMFGSPLSVVLAARKLHDAKAALPRPNCHQVYNLFHPTDPIASRLEPLLSARFSILAPVNVPRYAKYPLGNGQPLHLLEVIQSHPQHFNDGNNLLAGRRLSDASMQSTISGLIENVSLSTIHALQNKWWGTKRLDYALYCPEGLSNFPAHALPHLFHASYWESPDVIAFILRQIGKFEGIPFVGSNDDKDNASFHPGQPREKWIKKRTSVKLKNVAANHRANDVIVQEGREQRLNARFMYGPLDMITLHGEKVDVHIMKDPPAGEWTFLSTEVTDKNGRISYSIPDQVSLGYGIYPVKMVVRGDHTSVDCYMAVVPPLTECVVFSIDGSFTASMSVTGRDPKVRAGAVDVCRHWQELGYLLIYITGRPDMQQQRVVSWLSQHNFPHGLISFADGLSTDPLGHKTAYLNNLVQNHGISITAAYGSSKDISVYTNVGMRTDQIFIVGKVGKKLQSNATVLSDGYAAHLAGLQAVGGSRPAKGNARMVIPRGCFNLPGQTANPRRRSNAFELQLANISPCSSNINSPSSSNHILLAQLIENAIEKDTPAA, from the exons ATGCTGATCAAGGAGTACCGCATTCCGCTGCCCCTCACCGTCGAGGAGTACCGCATCGCCCAGCTCTACATGATTGCG AAAAAGAGTCGCGAGGAGAGTCATGGCGAGGGCAGTGGCGTTGAGATTATCATCAATGAGCCGTACAAGGATGGACCCGGCGGAAATGGTCAATACACAAAGAAGATCTACCACGTGGGCAATCATCTGCCTGGCTGGATCAAAA GTCTCTTGCCGAAAAGCGCTTTAAccgtggaggaggaggcatgGAATGCCTATCCGTATACCAGGACTCGCTACACCTGTCCGTTTGTGGAGAAGTTCTCGCTGGACATTGAGACATACTATTATCCGGACAATGGCTATCAGGACAATGTCTTCCAGCTGTCCGGAAGCGATCTGCGTAATCGCATAGTAG ACGTGATTGACATTGTGAAGGACCAGCTGTGGGGTGGCGACTATGTGAAGGAGGAGGATCCCAAGCACTTTGTGTCGGACAAGACGGGCCGTGGCCCTTTGGGCGAGGATTGGCTGGATGAGTATTGGCGAGAAGTGAAGGGCAAGAAGCAGCCGACACCGCGCAACATGTCCCTGATGACCGCCTACAAGATCTGCCGCGTTGAGTTCCGCTACTGGGGCATGCAGACGAAGCTGGAGAAGTTCATCCACGACGTGGCGCTGCGCAAGATGATGCTGCGTGCCCATCGACAGGCGTGGGCATGGCAGGACGAGTGGTTCGGATTAACCATCGAGGATATCCGCGAACTGGAGCGACAAACGCAACTGGCCCTGGCCAAGAAGATGGGCGGCGGCGAGGAGTGCAGCGATG ACAGCATCTCGGAGCCGTATGTCAGCACGGCGGTCACCGCCGCCTCTACAACGGGCAGCGAGCGAAAGAAGTCCGCTCCGGCCGTGCCGCCGATTGTCACCCAGCAGCCGCCGAGCGCCGAGGCCAGTTCGGATGAGGAgggcgaggaggaggatgacgacgaggatgaGAACGATGCCATTGGTACAGGCGTAGATCTGTCCGCCAACCAAAGCGGATCCGCGCAACGTTCCCGCTCCCAAAGTATTCAGATGGCCCAGAAGGGCAAGTTCGGGTCGAAGGGTGCCCTTCACTCTCCGGTGGGATCTGCCCACAGCTTCGATCTCCAG GTGGCAAACTGGCGTATGGAGCGATTGGAAGTGGACTCCAAATCCAATTCGGATGAGGAATTCTTTGATTGTCTGG aCACCAATGAGACGAACTCGCTGGCCAAGTGGAGCTCGCTGGAGCTGCTGGGCGAGGGCGACGACAGTCCCCCGCCACATGGCGGACCCTCTAGCGCAGCATCcgtgggtgggcgtggcaactcGCGGCAAGAGGACAGCATATTCAATCAGGACTTTTTGATGCGCGTGGCCTCAGAGCGCGGCAACAAGCGACAGTTACGCTCCTCCGCCAGCGTGGATCGCAGTCACGACTCCTCGCCGCCGGGATCACCGAGCACACCGTCATGCCCCACAACCATTCTGATCCTAGTGGTCCATGCGGGCAGCGTTTTAGATGCGGCCAGCGAGCTGACAGCCAAGAAATCCGATGTGACCACATTCCGTGGCTCCTTTGAGGCGGTGATGCGACAGCACTATCCCAGCCTCCTCACTCATGTGACCATCAAGATGGTGCCGTGCCCCTCAATTTGCACCGACGCCTTGGGCATTCTCTCCAGCCTGAGTCCGTACTCCTTTGATGCATCGCCCTCGGCGGCGGATATACCGAATATAGCTGATGTTCCTATTGGAGCCATACCCCTACTATCCGTGGCATCGCCAGAATTTCACGAGACGGTCAACAAGACAGTCGCCGCTGCCAATATTGTCTACCATGAGTTCTTGAAATCGGAGGAGGGACACGGATTCTCTGGCCAGATTGTCATGCTGGGCGACTCGATGGGCTCACTGCTGGCATACGAGGCTCTCTGCCGATCAAATGGCAGCCAGCCGGGAACGGCTTCAGGCGCCTCAAATTCTGGTGGAGATGCAGCCACAAATATAAATACCCACAATCCGTTGAGCGCTCGAAATTCGAGGTTGGACGATGACGAGCGTTTCATCGAAGCCGATCTGGATGCCAAGCGTTTGCTGGTGGCTCCATCGCCACGTAGACGCCgttccagctcctccagcgaTTCGCGGGCCACCAAATTGGACTTTGAGGTCTGTGATTTCTTTATGTTCGGATCGCCGCTGTCTGTGGTACTTGCTGCAAGGAAACTTCATGATGCCAAGGCCGCTCTGCCGCGGCCCAACTGCCACCAGGTCTACAATCTGTTCCATCCAACCGATCCGATAGCCTCGCGCCTGGAGCCGCTACTCAGCGCCCGGTTTTCGATATTGGCGCCAGTTAATGTCCCACGGTACGCCAAGTATCCGCTGGGAAATGGTCAGCCATTGCATTTAT TGGAGGTCATTCAGTCGCATCCGCAGCACTTTAACGACGGCAACAATCTGCTGGCTGGTCGCCGTTTGTCGGACGCATCGATGCAGAGCACGATATCGGGTCTGATTGAGAATGTCTCGCTTAGTACGATCCATGCCC TGCAAAACAAATGGTGGGGCACAAAGCGCTTGGATTACGCTTTATATTGCCCGGAGGGATTGAGTAACTTTCCGGCTCACGCCTTGCCGCACCTCTTCCACGCCAGTTACTGGGAGAGTCCGGATGTGATTGCCTTTATTCTACGGCAGATTGGCAAATTCGAGGGCATACCCTTTGTGGGCTCCAACGATGACAAGGACAATGCCTCCTTCCATCCAGGACAGCCGAGGGAGAAGTGGATCAAGAAACGCACCTCGGTGAAGCTGAAAAATGTGGCAGCCAATCATCGGGCCAACGATGTGATCGTGCAGGAGGGCAGGGAGCAGCGTTTGAATGCGAGATTTATGTACGGACCCCTAGACATGATTACCCTGCACGGTGAGAAGGTTGATGTGCACATTATGAAGGATCCGCCGGCGGGCGAGTGGACGTTCCTCAGTACTGAGGTGACGGACAAGAACGGTCGAATCTCGTACAGCATTCCGGATCAGGTATCCCTAGGCTATGGCATATACCCGGTAAAGATGGTGGTCCGTGGCGATCACACCTCGGTGGATTGCTATATGGCGGTGGTGCCGCCGTTGACCGAATGCGTGGTCTTCAGCATTGATGGCTCCTTCACCGCTTCGATGTCGGTGACGGGCAGGGATCCCAAGGTACGTGCCGGAGCTGTCGATGTTTGCCGCCACTGGCAGGAGCTGGGCTACCTGCTCATCTACATCACCGGACGACCGGATATGCAGCAGCAACGCGTTGTGTCCTGGCTGAGCCAGCACAACTTCCCGCATGGCCTGATCTCGTTCGCCGACGGCCTGTCCACCGATCCATTGGGCCACAAGACGGCCTATCTCAACAATCTGGTGCAGAACCATGGAATCTCAATTACTGCCGCCTACGGCAGCAGCAAGGACATTAGTGTCTACACGAATGTTGGCATGCGAACTGATCAAATATTCATCGTGGGCAAG GTTGGCAAGAAGCTGCAGTCCAATGCCACCGTGCTTAGCGATGGCTATGCCGCTCACTTGGCCGGTTTGCAGGCTGTGGGTGGTTCGCGTCCGGCGAAGGGCAATGCGCGCATGGTCATTCCACGCGGATGCTTCAATCTTCCCGGCCAGACCGCAAATCCGCGGCGCAGAAG CAATGCTTTCGAGCTGCAGTTGGCCAACATCAGTccctgcagcagcaacatcaacagtcccagcagcagcaaccacatcCTACTGGCCCAACTGATTGAGAATGCCATTGAAAAGGACACGCCAGCTGCCTAA
- the LOC6524657 gene encoding protein retinal degeneration B isoform X5, which translates to MLIKEYRIPLPLTVEEYRIAQLYMIAKKSREESHGEGSGVEIIINEPYKDGPGGNGQYTKKIYHVGNHLPGWIKSLLPKSALTVEEEAWNAYPYTRTRYTCPFVEKFSLDIETYYYPDNGYQDNVFQLSGSDLRNRIVDVIDIVKDQLWGGDYVKEEDPKHFVSDKTGRGPLGEDWLDEYWREVKGKKQPTPRNMSLMTAYKICRVEFRYWGMQTKLEKFIHDVALRKMMLRAHRQAWAWQDEWFGLTIEDIRELERQTQLALAKKMGGGEECSDDSISEPYVSTAVTAASTTGSERKKSAPAVPPIVTQQPPSAEASSDEEGEEEDDDEDENDAIGTGVDLSANQSGSAQRSRSQSIQMAQKGKFGSKGALHSPVGSAHSFDLQVANWRMERLEVDSKSNSDEEFFDCLDTNETNSLAKWSSLELLGEGDDSPPPHGGPSSAASVGGRGNSRQEDSIFNQDFLMRVASERGNKRQLRSSASVDRSHDSSPPGSPSTPSCPTTILILVVHAGSVLDAASELTAKKSDVTTFRGSFEAVMRQHYPSLLTHVTIKMVPCPSICTDALGILSSLSPYSFDASPSAADIPNIADVPIGAIPLLSVASPEFHETVNKTVAAANIVYHEFLKSEEGHGFSGQIVMLGDSMGSLLAYEALCRSNGSQPGTASGASNSGGDAATNINTHNPLSARNSRLDDDERFIEADLDAKRLLVAPSPRRRRSSSSSDSRATKLDFEVCDFFMFGSPLSVVLAARKLHDAKAALPRPNCHQVYNLFHPTDPIASRLEPLLSARFSILAPVNVPRYAKYPLGNGQPLHLLEVIQSHPQHFNDGNNLLAGRRLSDASMQSTISGLIENVSLSTIHALQNKWWGTKRLDYALYCPEGLSNFPAHALPHLFHASYWESPDVIAFILRQIGKFEGIPFVGSNDDKDNASFHPGQPREKWIKKRTSVKLKNVAANHRANDVIVQEGREQRLNARFMYGPLDMITLHGEKVDVHIMKDPPAGEWTFLSTEVTDKNGRISYSIPDQVSLGYGIYPVKMVVRGDHTSVDCYMAVVPPLTECVVFSIDGSFTASMSVTGRDPKVRAGAVDVCRHWQELGYLLIYITGRPDMQQQRVVSWLSQHNFPHGLISFADGLSTDPLGHKTAYLNNLVQNHGISITAAYGSSKDISVYTNVGMRTDQIFIVGKVGKKLQSNATVLSDGYAAHLAGLQAVGGSRPAKGNARMVIPRGCFNLPGQTANPRRRRYLERKTVSSCCLMVFQTT; encoded by the exons ATGCTGATCAAGGAGTACCGCATTCCGCTGCCCCTCACCGTCGAGGAGTACCGCATCGCCCAGCTCTACATGATTGCG AAAAAGAGTCGCGAGGAGAGTCATGGCGAGGGCAGTGGCGTTGAGATTATCATCAATGAGCCGTACAAGGATGGACCCGGCGGAAATGGTCAATACACAAAGAAGATCTACCACGTGGGCAATCATCTGCCTGGCTGGATCAAAA GTCTCTTGCCGAAAAGCGCTTTAAccgtggaggaggaggcatgGAATGCCTATCCGTATACCAGGACTCGCTACACCTGTCCGTTTGTGGAGAAGTTCTCGCTGGACATTGAGACATACTATTATCCGGACAATGGCTATCAGGACAATGTCTTCCAGCTGTCCGGAAGCGATCTGCGTAATCGCATAGTAG ACGTGATTGACATTGTGAAGGACCAGCTGTGGGGTGGCGACTATGTGAAGGAGGAGGATCCCAAGCACTTTGTGTCGGACAAGACGGGCCGTGGCCCTTTGGGCGAGGATTGGCTGGATGAGTATTGGCGAGAAGTGAAGGGCAAGAAGCAGCCGACACCGCGCAACATGTCCCTGATGACCGCCTACAAGATCTGCCGCGTTGAGTTCCGCTACTGGGGCATGCAGACGAAGCTGGAGAAGTTCATCCACGACGTGGCGCTGCGCAAGATGATGCTGCGTGCCCATCGACAGGCGTGGGCATGGCAGGACGAGTGGTTCGGATTAACCATCGAGGATATCCGCGAACTGGAGCGACAAACGCAACTGGCCCTGGCCAAGAAGATGGGCGGCGGCGAGGAGTGCAGCGATG ACAGCATCTCGGAGCCGTATGTCAGCACGGCGGTCACCGCCGCCTCTACAACGGGCAGCGAGCGAAAGAAGTCCGCTCCGGCCGTGCCGCCGATTGTCACCCAGCAGCCGCCGAGCGCCGAGGCCAGTTCGGATGAGGAgggcgaggaggaggatgacgacgaggatgaGAACGATGCCATTGGTACAGGCGTAGATCTGTCCGCCAACCAAAGCGGATCCGCGCAACGTTCCCGCTCCCAAAGTATTCAGATGGCCCAGAAGGGCAAGTTCGGGTCGAAGGGTGCCCTTCACTCTCCGGTGGGATCTGCCCACAGCTTCGATCTCCAG GTGGCAAACTGGCGTATGGAGCGATTGGAAGTGGACTCCAAATCCAATTCGGATGAGGAATTCTTTGATTGTCTGG aCACCAATGAGACGAACTCGCTGGCCAAGTGGAGCTCGCTGGAGCTGCTGGGCGAGGGCGACGACAGTCCCCCGCCACATGGCGGACCCTCTAGCGCAGCATCcgtgggtgggcgtggcaactcGCGGCAAGAGGACAGCATATTCAATCAGGACTTTTTGATGCGCGTGGCCTCAGAGCGCGGCAACAAGCGACAGTTACGCTCCTCCGCCAGCGTGGATCGCAGTCACGACTCCTCGCCGCCGGGATCACCGAGCACACCGTCATGCCCCACAACCATTCTGATCCTAGTGGTCCATGCGGGCAGCGTTTTAGATGCGGCCAGCGAGCTGACAGCCAAGAAATCCGATGTGACCACATTCCGTGGCTCCTTTGAGGCGGTGATGCGACAGCACTATCCCAGCCTCCTCACTCATGTGACCATCAAGATGGTGCCGTGCCCCTCAATTTGCACCGACGCCTTGGGCATTCTCTCCAGCCTGAGTCCGTACTCCTTTGATGCATCGCCCTCGGCGGCGGATATACCGAATATAGCTGATGTTCCTATTGGAGCCATACCCCTACTATCCGTGGCATCGCCAGAATTTCACGAGACGGTCAACAAGACAGTCGCCGCTGCCAATATTGTCTACCATGAGTTCTTGAAATCGGAGGAGGGACACGGATTCTCTGGCCAGATTGTCATGCTGGGCGACTCGATGGGCTCACTGCTGGCATACGAGGCTCTCTGCCGATCAAATGGCAGCCAGCCGGGAACGGCTTCAGGCGCCTCAAATTCTGGTGGAGATGCAGCCACAAATATAAATACCCACAATCCGTTGAGCGCTCGAAATTCGAGGTTGGACGATGACGAGCGTTTCATCGAAGCCGATCTGGATGCCAAGCGTTTGCTGGTGGCTCCATCGCCACGTAGACGCCgttccagctcctccagcgaTTCGCGGGCCACCAAATTGGACTTTGAGGTCTGTGATTTCTTTATGTTCGGATCGCCGCTGTCTGTGGTACTTGCTGCAAGGAAACTTCATGATGCCAAGGCCGCTCTGCCGCGGCCCAACTGCCACCAGGTCTACAATCTGTTCCATCCAACCGATCCGATAGCCTCGCGCCTGGAGCCGCTACTCAGCGCCCGGTTTTCGATATTGGCGCCAGTTAATGTCCCACGGTACGCCAAGTATCCGCTGGGAAATGGTCAGCCATTGCATTTAT TGGAGGTCATTCAGTCGCATCCGCAGCACTTTAACGACGGCAACAATCTGCTGGCTGGTCGCCGTTTGTCGGACGCATCGATGCAGAGCACGATATCGGGTCTGATTGAGAATGTCTCGCTTAGTACGATCCATGCCC TGCAAAACAAATGGTGGGGCACAAAGCGCTTGGATTACGCTTTATATTGCCCGGAGGGATTGAGTAACTTTCCGGCTCACGCCTTGCCGCACCTCTTCCACGCCAGTTACTGGGAGAGTCCGGATGTGATTGCCTTTATTCTACGGCAGATTGGCAAATTCGAGGGCATACCCTTTGTGGGCTCCAACGATGACAAGGACAATGCCTCCTTCCATCCAGGACAGCCGAGGGAGAAGTGGATCAAGAAACGCACCTCGGTGAAGCTGAAAAATGTGGCAGCCAATCATCGGGCCAACGATGTGATCGTGCAGGAGGGCAGGGAGCAGCGTTTGAATGCGAGATTTATGTACGGACCCCTAGACATGATTACCCTGCACGGTGAGAAGGTTGATGTGCACATTATGAAGGATCCGCCGGCGGGCGAGTGGACGTTCCTCAGTACTGAGGTGACGGACAAGAACGGTCGAATCTCGTACAGCATTCCGGATCAGGTATCCCTAGGCTATGGCATATACCCGGTAAAGATGGTGGTCCGTGGCGATCACACCTCGGTGGATTGCTATATGGCGGTGGTGCCGCCGTTGACCGAATGCGTGGTCTTCAGCATTGATGGCTCCTTCACCGCTTCGATGTCGGTGACGGGCAGGGATCCCAAGGTACGTGCCGGAGCTGTCGATGTTTGCCGCCACTGGCAGGAGCTGGGCTACCTGCTCATCTACATCACCGGACGACCGGATATGCAGCAGCAACGCGTTGTGTCCTGGCTGAGCCAGCACAACTTCCCGCATGGCCTGATCTCGTTCGCCGACGGCCTGTCCACCGATCCATTGGGCCACAAGACGGCCTATCTCAACAATCTGGTGCAGAACCATGGAATCTCAATTACTGCCGCCTACGGCAGCAGCAAGGACATTAGTGTCTACACGAATGTTGGCATGCGAACTGATCAAATATTCATCGTGGGCAAG GTTGGCAAGAAGCTGCAGTCCAATGCCACCGTGCTTAGCGATGGCTATGCCGCTCACTTGGCCGGTTTGCAGGCTGTGGGTGGTTCGCGTCCGGCGAAGGGCAATGCGCGCATGGTCATTCCACGCGGATGCTTCAATCTTCCCGGCCAGACCGCAAATCCGCGGCGCAGAAG GTACCTGGAAAGAAAGACTGTTTCCTCCTGTTGTTTGATGGTTTTCCAAACCACttaa